Proteins found in one Maridesulfovibrio sp. genomic segment:
- a CDS encoding phosphate/phosphite/phosphonate ABC transporter substrate-binding protein, which produces MFKLKYSLPAILLFIGVALYFFGSQPEEKIVRVDMSVREEIRVPEPKPAITYAYLPQYSHKVSYLRHSKLIDYLSRESGLTIRQVFPDTFEEHRRMVEKGEIDISFSNPMTYVEIARSGARAFARIIEPSGSPTFKGQIITRKDNRAITRIEDCIGKTWIAVDPLSAGGYLFPLGLFLKHGIKESEFKEISFAPGPGGKQEKAVLAVYAGKYDFASIREGTLNVVRDKINIDKIRIVAETESYPGWVYAARKGLPEEIIDKIKSCMFAMSMDNPEQASILYQAGMRGIIPAQDSDYDSVRKLTEKLGLDADAQQGDTQ; this is translated from the coding sequence ATGTTCAAACTCAAATATTCCCTTCCGGCAATACTTCTTTTTATCGGAGTCGCCCTCTATTTTTTCGGTTCACAACCGGAAGAAAAAATCGTGCGGGTCGATATGTCCGTACGCGAGGAAATAAGGGTTCCCGAGCCGAAACCGGCCATCACTTACGCATACCTTCCCCAATATTCACATAAAGTATCCTACCTGCGCCATAGCAAGCTTATCGATTACCTCTCCCGTGAATCGGGTCTGACCATACGGCAGGTATTTCCCGATACCTTTGAAGAACACCGCCGCATGGTTGAAAAAGGTGAAATTGATATCTCTTTTTCCAACCCCATGACCTATGTCGAAATAGCCAGAAGCGGAGCTAGGGCATTTGCGCGAATTATCGAGCCTTCCGGCAGCCCCACTTTCAAGGGGCAGATTATCACCCGTAAAGACAACCGGGCCATTACGAGGATTGAAGACTGCATCGGTAAAACATGGATCGCAGTAGATCCTCTCTCCGCCGGCGGATATCTCTTTCCGCTCGGTTTATTCCTCAAGCACGGAATCAAGGAATCAGAATTCAAGGAAATTTCCTTTGCCCCCGGTCCGGGAGGTAAGCAGGAAAAGGCAGTGCTGGCTGTCTATGCCGGAAAATATGATTTTGCCTCTATCCGTGAAGGTACTTTGAATGTGGTCCGCGACAAGATCAATATTGATAAAATCAGGATAGTTGCGGAAACAGAATCCTACCCCGGATGGGTTTATGCCGCGCGTAAAGGGCTTCCTGAAGAAATTATTGATAAGATCAAATCTTGCATGTTTGCCATGTCAATGGATAATCCTGAGCAGGCTTCCATACTTTATCAGGCCGGTATGCGCGGGATTATTCCGGCGCAAGACAGCGATTATGATTCAGTAAGAAAACTCACAGAGAAACTCGGACTGGATGCGGACGCTCAGCAGGGAGACACACAATGA
- a CDS encoding ATP-binding protein: MTDIFSRLRFRTKINLGLTLIVAFTSLIIALFVIRMSADALIEQSRKRGEVLAGNLALRAENPLLSVDLLNLGSMVNELKKADNEIVYAFIMDDQDRILANTFSDGFPVQLKGANHSMGNKISIVTVDTGKSRVFDFAAPILLSDKKLGTVRIGLSRAGIHAVVQNLIFAIMALTGGVLLLAVLISTQFARQLTLRLGSLQKHAEDIVATHLGPSLRKEKNKTEKLTDKFKRIISNPPKGDEIQELTETFDAMGMSLACHIEDLQITEADLTRQKELLKTIINVSPDFVSLLGPQLTYLAVNKTYAEHMNRSEEEIIGLTDNDLYSEEIAATRMEEARMVLNTGNPVNKETREPETDESPTRWFHTIRVPVYGQKNNIIGVLSTSREITELKNYQAQLIQSQKMESIGKLAGGVAHEINTPLGIILGYAQLLQEDFDPENQIAKDIGIIEKQARVCRKIVADLLGFSRQTESEKIPMCFNNSILEVVQLVSHTFKLEQVQISTELDDRFPIIHGDPEKLKQVWLNLLSNALEAIEDKGNIHISTQLDISSMTITAIFADTGHGIEAKNLNTIFDPFYSTKPVGKGTGLGLSVSFGIIKDHGGTIAAISPLPRKLRNKLNLPTAAGPGTLFKVILPLDDLSAEE; this comes from the coding sequence ATGACAGATATATTTTCCCGCTTACGCTTCAGAACTAAAATCAATCTCGGCTTAACCCTGATTGTGGCTTTTACTTCACTGATCATTGCTCTCTTTGTTATCCGTATGTCTGCGGACGCGCTTATAGAACAATCCCGCAAACGGGGTGAAGTGCTTGCAGGCAATCTGGCACTGCGAGCGGAAAACCCGCTCCTTTCGGTAGATCTGCTTAATCTGGGATCAATGGTTAATGAGCTGAAAAAAGCTGACAACGAGATCGTGTATGCCTTTATCATGGATGATCAGGACAGGATTCTGGCTAATACCTTCAGTGATGGATTTCCGGTACAGCTCAAGGGTGCCAATCACAGCATGGGAAATAAAATAAGCATTGTGACAGTTGATACCGGGAAAAGCCGTGTTTTCGATTTTGCCGCCCCTATTCTTCTCAGCGACAAAAAACTGGGAACAGTCCGCATCGGCCTTTCCCGAGCCGGAATTCACGCCGTAGTCCAGAACCTGATCTTCGCCATTATGGCCCTCACCGGAGGGGTTCTGCTGCTGGCTGTACTTATTTCCACGCAGTTTGCCCGTCAATTGACCTTACGGCTGGGCTCACTCCAGAAACATGCTGAAGATATTGTCGCCACCCATCTGGGGCCCAGTCTGCGTAAAGAAAAGAATAAGACCGAAAAACTCACGGATAAATTCAAACGTATCATCAGCAATCCTCCCAAAGGCGATGAAATTCAGGAGCTGACTGAAACTTTTGATGCGATGGGCATGAGCCTTGCCTGCCATATCGAAGACCTCCAGATAACCGAAGCGGACCTGACCAGGCAAAAAGAACTGCTTAAAACTATCATTAATGTATCTCCGGATTTTGTTTCGCTACTGGGGCCGCAGCTGACTTACCTTGCGGTCAATAAAACATATGCCGAGCATATGAATCGCAGCGAGGAAGAAATCATCGGTCTGACGGATAATGATCTGTATTCTGAGGAGATTGCAGCCACACGTATGGAAGAGGCAAGGATGGTCCTTAACACAGGTAATCCCGTTAACAAGGAAACCCGCGAGCCGGAAACTGACGAATCGCCGACCCGCTGGTTCCATACCATCCGCGTACCGGTATACGGACAGAAGAACAACATCATCGGGGTGCTTTCCACTTCACGCGAGATAACTGAGCTAAAGAACTACCAAGCACAATTGATTCAGTCTCAGAAGATGGAATCCATCGGTAAACTGGCTGGGGGCGTGGCCCATGAGATCAACACCCCGCTAGGAATAATCCTCGGTTATGCTCAGCTGCTGCAAGAAGATTTCGACCCGGAAAACCAGATTGCGAAAGACATCGGCATCATCGAAAAGCAGGCCCGTGTGTGCCGCAAAATCGTGGCCGACCTGCTCGGTTTCTCCCGCCAGACAGAGAGTGAAAAAATCCCCATGTGCTTCAACAACTCCATTCTGGAGGTGGTCCAGCTGGTCAGCCACACCTTCAAGCTGGAGCAGGTACAGATTTCAACCGAGCTTGATGACCGCTTCCCCATAATTCACGGTGACCCGGAAAAATTGAAACAGGTCTGGCTGAATCTGCTTTCCAACGCACTTGAAGCGATTGAAGACAAAGGCAACATCCATATCTCCACCCAGCTCGATATCTCATCCATGACCATTACCGCCATCTTCGCCGATACAGGACACGGAATCGAAGCGAAGAACCTTAATACCATATTCGATCCTTTCTATTCCACCAAGCCGGTGGGAAAAGGTACCGGACTGGGCCTTTCAGTTTCTTTCGGGATCATCAAGGATCATGGAGGAACTATCGCGGCCATAAGTCCTCTACCCCGTAAATTGCGTAACAAGCTTAACCTTCCGACTGCAGCCGGACCCGGAACGTTATTCAAGGTAATACTGCCACTCGACGACCTTTCGGCAGAAGAGTAA
- a CDS encoding sulfite exporter TauE/SafE family protein has protein sequence MFKSRKSLLILAVALLAVAAYIQPAFADRLADAINATPKGAEAGQIHTELAPGFLGIPGGPSVNLIIGFVWAIWVGWIFSTVGAFGGIMAGVGHITIYGFGNYASSFKKTSPVMNKLVTDSIRVSNQWLVGTSAAMSSFNYYKMGRLVLPLGLSLAAGSIAGSYLVPWLTAGKISLKSYIGFFGLFVLALGCYLFYETTPKGQAGKKEAKEAAKAFEASIKTEKEGGKVDTAANGVKVISFSPTKCIFTFYGVEFSFNPLIPVVGGFIIAALASFLGVGGGFLLVPFLTSVAGLPMYLVAGTSALAVLVGMTTSVFTYMVVKDTPVFWPLIGVELLGILVGSFIGPRTSKYIPDVWLKRLFVVLALYVGIRYSSKGFLGYSLLPPF, from the coding sequence ATGTTTAAATCACGGAAGAGCCTACTGATTCTGGCGGTAGCGCTGCTGGCGGTAGCTGCCTACATTCAGCCGGCATTCGCAGACCGTCTTGCCGACGCCATCAATGCCACCCCTAAAGGTGCAGAAGCCGGCCAGATCCACACAGAACTCGCTCCCGGCTTCCTCGGAATTCCCGGCGGACCCAGCGTTAACCTCATAATCGGCTTTGTATGGGCCATCTGGGTTGGTTGGATTTTCTCTACTGTCGGCGCATTCGGCGGCATCATGGCCGGTGTTGGTCACATCACCATTTACGGTTTCGGTAACTATGCTTCCAGCTTCAAAAAGACCTCCCCGGTTATGAACAAGCTGGTAACCGACTCCATCCGTGTGTCCAACCAGTGGCTGGTAGGTACTTCCGCGGCTATGTCCTCTTTCAACTACTACAAAATGGGCCGCCTCGTTCTGCCGCTGGGTCTTTCCCTCGCCGCAGGTTCAATCGCCGGTTCCTATCTCGTTCCCTGGCTTACAGCAGGTAAAATCTCCCTGAAATCATACATCGGTTTCTTCGGTCTTTTTGTCCTCGCTCTTGGTTGCTACCTGTTCTATGAAACCACTCCTAAAGGACAGGCCGGCAAGAAAGAAGCTAAAGAAGCTGCTAAAGCTTTTGAAGCTTCCATCAAAACCGAAAAAGAAGGCGGAAAGGTTGATACCGCAGCGAACGGTGTTAAGGTTATCAGCTTCTCCCCGACCAAGTGCATATTCACCTTCTACGGTGTTGAGTTCTCCTTCAACCCCCTCATCCCGGTTGTCGGCGGTTTCATCATCGCAGCACTTGCTTCCTTCCTCGGCGTAGGTGGCGGTTTCCTCCTCGTCCCCTTCCTGACCAGTGTTGCCGGTCTGCCCATGTATCTGGTTGCAGGTACTTCCGCACTGGCTGTACTCGTAGGTATGACCACCTCCGTCTTCACCTACATGGTTGTTAAAGATACCCCTGTATTCTGGCCGCTCATCGGTGTTGAACTGCTCGGTATCCTCGTGGGTTCCTTTATCGGCCCCCGTACTTCCAAGTACATCCCGGATGTATGGCTCAAACGCCTCTTCGTAGTACTGGCTCTGTACGTAGGTATCCGCTACTCCTCCAAAGGATTCCTCGGATACAGCCTGCTGCCTCCGTTCTAA
- a CDS encoding right-handed parallel beta-helix repeat-containing protein: protein MMNKYHSVVFLLLASFLLGGCFVKKTPQSVQYADEEAIPYKIAVLPAEYVDHSANSTEHKSVLVLDDDRVFVADITRASISNQLAGKGFMPLQKDVVDNTLAELGQDDGWRSMSDAELCKLLNADGIVKTDIYSADMIKALAFDLFQLDAEVTMYNSAGTLVGKWRDSASKRRISVPTGVVGLAGTIVEEVFSDPIRRQMRMVVYDWAWNMAQVLPDCPKGPKLPEVIAVDTNVDNRLFGAGQKISVRVDAEPGLKCSFDIGDFKKNIPLPQTAQGVYEGFYVVRTGDKSVDDTLMVRMRKANGVDRLWPESGSLITLDGELPPVLKEIKSQTGRDGVVLKWEVPNADDLDEFVIEKGSDPVGDFEIVASTRKPEFVDSDVMQGTTVFYRVRIKDKAGNLSPLDGITRVVMPQFDERDLFGELSGVLVKGNYRISFPVTVPEGAEFSVQSGTKIRFDGKGRIDVLGVMDALGELSSPVRFASNSTEGIKVMPGGKAVLSQCELTGFSKALTAAGGYVEARSSSFNGGEYAVAVMETGNYDFKGLRISNARTGMLLNAGNGTVLRSSITNCTQGIIFNDGNVVIENNNIYDNKVNLKTAGKLVVSDNYLGSAAADNLKIEGDVLVKSILDAPYPHGRRIILVDDKDITPEDLQKKFAKLKERGVSSFHAQHYGDAYQALNKAVKMKDDRDVYLYLSYTLLALSDDIALAEILDEGISKFPYDVRLHQLYVRYLLNKGDLKQARQVLDKALLLSPADSNLLYMKDYLDHLDIPADEHDAESPPVQKEKEEVKSAEDVSVNESLGEVKPEENKDEK, encoded by the coding sequence ATGATGAACAAGTATCATTCCGTAGTTTTTTTGTTGCTGGCGTCGTTTTTACTGGGGGGGTGTTTTGTTAAAAAAACACCGCAGTCAGTTCAATATGCCGATGAAGAAGCAATCCCATATAAAATTGCAGTTCTTCCAGCGGAATATGTGGACCACTCAGCCAATTCTACAGAGCATAAATCCGTACTGGTGCTGGATGATGATCGTGTTTTTGTTGCGGACATTACCCGCGCATCGATCTCCAACCAGTTGGCGGGTAAGGGTTTTATGCCTCTGCAAAAGGATGTGGTGGACAACACTCTTGCTGAGCTGGGGCAGGATGATGGTTGGCGCAGTATGAGCGATGCGGAACTATGCAAACTTCTGAATGCCGACGGTATCGTCAAGACAGATATTTACAGCGCGGATATGATCAAAGCTCTGGCCTTTGATCTGTTCCAGCTTGACGCGGAAGTAACGATGTATAACTCCGCCGGAACTTTAGTCGGTAAATGGCGGGACAGTGCTTCAAAACGCCGTATCTCCGTGCCTACTGGTGTAGTCGGCCTTGCCGGGACTATTGTGGAGGAAGTTTTTTCTGACCCTATCAGACGGCAGATGCGTATGGTCGTTTACGATTGGGCGTGGAATATGGCGCAGGTTTTGCCGGATTGTCCTAAAGGACCGAAGTTGCCTGAGGTGATCGCTGTTGATACCAACGTTGATAATCGGCTTTTCGGAGCCGGGCAGAAAATTTCTGTACGGGTTGATGCTGAGCCGGGGCTTAAGTGTTCTTTTGATATAGGTGATTTCAAGAAAAATATCCCCCTGCCTCAGACCGCGCAGGGAGTATACGAAGGCTTTTATGTGGTCCGCACCGGCGATAAGTCTGTAGATGATACCCTGATGGTCAGGATGCGTAAGGCAAACGGTGTGGATCGGCTATGGCCGGAATCCGGTTCTTTAATAACTTTGGATGGGGAGTTGCCTCCGGTATTGAAGGAGATAAAATCTCAGACCGGGCGCGATGGAGTTGTGCTGAAGTGGGAAGTTCCGAATGCTGACGATCTGGATGAATTTGTGATCGAGAAAGGATCTGATCCTGTGGGTGATTTTGAGATCGTGGCCAGTACCCGGAAACCTGAATTCGTAGATTCAGATGTAATGCAGGGAACCACGGTTTTTTACAGGGTACGCATCAAGGATAAGGCCGGAAACCTTTCCCCTCTCGACGGCATTACCCGGGTTGTCATGCCCCAATTTGATGAGCGGGATCTCTTCGGCGAGCTTTCCGGAGTTCTGGTTAAGGGTAATTACCGCATCTCCTTTCCGGTGACTGTCCCTGAAGGCGCTGAATTTTCTGTGCAGTCCGGAACAAAAATCCGTTTTGACGGTAAAGGGCGTATTGATGTGCTCGGGGTAATGGATGCCCTTGGAGAGCTTAGCTCTCCGGTACGTTTTGCATCGAACTCCACCGAGGGCATAAAGGTTATGCCCGGTGGCAAGGCGGTACTTTCTCAGTGTGAATTAACCGGATTTAGTAAAGCGCTCACAGCTGCCGGTGGCTATGTAGAAGCTCGTTCTTCGTCATTTAATGGCGGAGAATATGCTGTGGCGGTGATGGAAACTGGTAATTATGATTTCAAGGGGTTGCGTATAAGTAACGCCCGTACTGGAATGCTGCTGAATGCCGGTAACGGAACTGTGCTCCGCTCCAGCATAACCAACTGCACTCAGGGTATTATTTTTAACGACGGTAATGTCGTGATTGAAAACAATAATATTTATGATAATAAAGTTAACTTGAAAACTGCTGGTAAATTGGTGGTCAGTGATAATTATCTAGGGAGCGCTGCAGCTGATAATTTGAAAATTGAGGGTGATGTTCTGGTCAAATCTATTCTGGATGCACCTTACCCACATGGCCGCAGGATTATTCTGGTGGATGATAAAGATATCACTCCCGAAGATTTGCAAAAGAAATTTGCTAAGCTCAAGGAGCGGGGCGTCAGCTCATTTCACGCCCAGCATTATGGAGATGCGTATCAGGCTTTGAATAAAGCGGTTAAGATGAAGGATGACCGTGATGTTTATCTGTACCTTTCTTATACCTTGCTGGCCTTGAGTGATGATATTGCTCTTGCAGAAATATTGGATGAAGGTATTTCAAAGTTTCCTTACGATGTGCGTCTGCATCAGCTTTATGTGCGCTATCTGCTGAACAAGGGAGATTTGAAGCAGGCTCGTCAAGTACTGGATAAAGCCTTGTTGCTCAGTCCTGCCGACAGTAATTTATTGTATATGAAAGATTACCTCGACCATTTGGATATTCCTGCTGATGAGCATGATGCAGAATCCCCTCCGGTGCAGAAGGAGAAGGAAGAGGTTAAGTCAGCTGAAGATGTTTCGGTTAATGAAAGTCTGGGTGAAGTAAAGCCGGAGGAAAATAAAGATGAAAAATAG
- a CDS encoding PEP/pyruvate-binding domain-containing protein, with protein sequence MAFRHVFTHWTYETFPPGRLLRRRYNSFKKLMELEEKCLEAISHIEDIGFGLTVTDWAYVEKQAADLGINIRTMLEHLQDMNPVRFMDIMDYYNKINFYVRMAVTVQDPEISKPFTFPLDDAIDYEFKAGACAADLARLKKAGLPVLDGMVIGSDVYNYYIEANNLRIAIDEILEAAVTTNISDLSKISRTIIDRFMQGVMPEAIANEIEIAALETSRGSGNLTLTASSTPEGSIYALPENKCTISPVAAQNVVEAWKKAVTCKFSAESIRARIEFGYADRESPASVIIQPFKELHDYGELETLHESANLPPKDREHGCSAIFSKNSSTPYLISRREGQRILRKPENASLSTHSAKTISAMGAKAEELLNQPQKCSWVTDLRNRVMITSTRSYPFKGEKETVRIKQALSYIANLNISPRNTEMFLPEKSRSMYDLVRFANEKGIEEMFSLVSKQGLGLDGAKHLSARQPIDITVLNLADSLFSTAAGKLDISPDDIKSAPMWALWFGLGAERSGWEGQNSIDGYAILSRTYMNITLKSEKDLTEVDAVCDPDAEANHIHFRFKGGIGTPEQRIARIRFIKTTLESQGFSTTHQGDMIEGIFKKGIEPEIQKLLATTGHLIAYIATHHPVVADGEDVDQCAAKFISELG encoded by the coding sequence ATGGCATTTAGACATGTTTTCACCCACTGGACCTACGAGACCTTCCCCCCGGGACGGTTGCTCAGACGCAGATATAACTCCTTTAAAAAACTAATGGAGCTGGAGGAGAAATGCCTTGAGGCAATCTCTCATATTGAAGACATCGGCTTCGGACTGACCGTGACCGACTGGGCCTACGTTGAAAAACAGGCCGCAGATCTGGGCATTAACATTCGTACTATGCTGGAGCATCTTCAGGATATGAACCCGGTACGGTTCATGGACATCATGGATTACTATAACAAGATCAATTTCTATGTACGCATGGCTGTAACCGTGCAGGACCCGGAAATTTCAAAGCCATTCACCTTTCCACTTGATGACGCCATAGACTATGAATTCAAGGCAGGAGCCTGCGCCGCAGATCTCGCTAGACTCAAAAAAGCAGGTCTTCCGGTACTGGACGGCATGGTAATCGGCTCGGATGTTTATAATTATTACATCGAAGCAAACAATCTGCGTATCGCCATTGACGAAATTCTTGAAGCTGCGGTTACGACAAACATTTCTGACCTAAGTAAGATTTCGCGCACGATAATAGACCGTTTCATGCAGGGAGTAATGCCGGAGGCGATAGCCAATGAAATTGAAATAGCGGCCCTTGAAACTTCACGCGGAAGCGGCAACCTGACCCTGACCGCATCCTCCACACCGGAGGGAAGTATTTATGCCCTGCCTGAAAACAAGTGTACAATCTCTCCGGTTGCAGCTCAGAATGTGGTTGAAGCGTGGAAAAAAGCGGTTACCTGCAAATTCTCAGCTGAATCCATCAGGGCCCGCATTGAATTCGGTTATGCTGACCGCGAAAGCCCGGCATCAGTAATCATCCAGCCCTTCAAAGAACTGCATGATTACGGGGAACTGGAAACCCTTCACGAATCGGCAAATCTTCCGCCCAAAGACCGGGAGCACGGTTGTTCTGCCATTTTCAGCAAGAATTCATCAACGCCCTATCTGATCTCAAGAAGAGAAGGACAAAGAATTCTCCGCAAACCTGAAAACGCTTCGCTTTCCACACATTCGGCAAAAACGATATCCGCCATGGGAGCTAAAGCCGAAGAACTGTTAAATCAGCCTCAAAAATGCAGTTGGGTAACAGACCTGCGTAACCGGGTCATGATCACTTCGACGCGATCTTATCCCTTTAAGGGTGAGAAAGAGACTGTGCGCATCAAACAGGCTCTCTCCTACATTGCCAACCTGAATATCTCACCGCGCAACACGGAAATGTTTCTACCTGAAAAAAGCCGCTCCATGTATGATCTGGTGCGCTTTGCCAATGAAAAGGGAATTGAAGAAATGTTTTCGCTGGTCAGCAAGCAGGGGCTGGGACTTGACGGCGCCAAACATTTAAGCGCGCGCCAGCCCATTGATATCACCGTCCTCAATCTTGCGGACAGTTTGTTCTCCACCGCTGCGGGTAAATTGGATATTTCTCCGGACGACATCAAATCCGCCCCTATGTGGGCACTCTGGTTCGGACTTGGCGCAGAGCGTTCAGGATGGGAAGGGCAAAACAGCATTGACGGTTACGCCATTCTTTCCCGCACCTATATGAATATCACCCTGAAATCGGAAAAAGATCTTACGGAAGTGGATGCGGTATGCGATCCCGATGCTGAAGCCAATCATATACATTTCCGGTTCAAAGGCGGAATCGGAACTCCTGAACAGCGCATAGCCCGCATCAGATTTATAAAGACTACATTGGAGTCACAAGGATTCTCTACAACCCATCAGGGTGATATGATTGAAGGAATTTTCAAAAAAGGAATTGAACCGGAAATTCAGAAACTGCTGGCCACCACAGGACACCTGATAGCCTATATAGCCACCCACCATCCAGTGGTAGCGGACGGTGAAGATGTGGATCAGTGTGCAGCAAAATTTATTTCTGAACTCGGCTGA
- a CDS encoding tetratricopeptide repeat protein, with the protein MNRTERIIWVICILLTLTVMFGIIECRADTATASQTAIESEVYCGRMGQELIDRGEYELAVSSLERSLKDHPRSDWLYSLLGRAYFKNGDLEQAEAQFRKALDINKNNPAAKRMVLEMRKTQDLLKDRDFSEWVNIAKERIADLVTLVLGVWLGTLLTGISGRFYQHFVRTSFRKALAKKDFDYVTDILEDLQIKREKAQLRMRLRELLKEYDLEDAKEMIIEYVDDREIEDKLVHFLVQIHKKSRAES; encoded by the coding sequence ATGAATAGAACAGAAAGAATTATCTGGGTTATTTGTATACTTCTGACCTTGACCGTAATGTTCGGGATTATTGAATGCCGGGCGGATACCGCTACCGCATCACAAACCGCCATTGAATCTGAGGTTTACTGCGGCAGGATGGGCCAGGAGTTGATTGATCGCGGGGAATACGAACTTGCTGTTTCCAGTCTTGAACGTTCGTTAAAGGATCACCCCCGCTCGGACTGGCTGTACAGCCTGCTTGGGCGGGCTTATTTTAAGAATGGAGATCTGGAGCAGGCCGAAGCCCAGTTTCGGAAGGCCTTGGACATCAATAAGAATAATCCGGCAGCCAAACGCATGGTGCTCGAAATGCGCAAGACTCAGGATTTGCTTAAGGACCGTGATTTTAGCGAATGGGTCAATATCGCCAAGGAAAGAATTGCCGATCTTGTGACTTTGGTTCTTGGTGTCTGGCTGGGTACACTTCTTACTGGTATTTCCGGGCGTTTTTATCAGCATTTCGTGCGTACCAGTTTCAGGAAGGCCCTTGCGAAAAAAGATTTTGATTATGTCACTGATATTCTGGAAGATTTGCAGATAAAACGCGAAAAAGCGCAGCTGCGGATGCGGTTGCGTGAGCTTTTAAAAGAGTATGACCTTGAGGACGCCAAGGAAATGATTATTGAGTACGTCGATGATCGGGAAATTGAGGATAAGCTGGTTCATTTCCTGGTCCAGATTCATAAGAAATCGCGAGCTGAAAGCTAA
- a CDS encoding SpoIID/LytB domain-containing protein, which produces MKNRIAIIQKLLFSVLVLMLLIPAGAQARKYSPVELEDQAQAQWHINYASYLIDIGKYFEALEQYDTAVDYSPVAKTRVNAMFGKAMVLSTFLDAPEKAADLYRMVGRSYPDYADTALYRLGFLYYQMNKFDRAKSVFQQYLRYFPKGKFKYQAEAVISSMKVKQEQKPEQKPEQKPDEKPDQKIPEKIGKEPSLRVCLSRKVTSMTVTTGSGKDKICTDDLGCERKYKVSLSSNKLILDGKVVSANRIKFKSTGTLKVKYGSESKKVRGIIDVSIRKGKLLILNLVDIEDYLRSVVPAESYASWPTETLKAQAVAARTYAYYQKKHRSHLFYDVYADTYDQMYAGVDREDKRADKAVKATSGHVLLYKDKPILSQYTANSGGFTADAKAIFGAGKAYLVAHKDPASLKGKMASWTKKYSRKDIEAKLKKIGISVPGIRSITALERGPSGRIVKVRIKYKSGHRDLRTRTTLGSSRVLKLPDILLQIDKKGDSYTFKGRGWGHGVGYSQWGAAELGKSKKYNEILKFYYPGSSIKRLW; this is translated from the coding sequence ATGAAAAATAGAATAGCCATAATACAGAAACTTCTTTTTTCAGTCCTGGTTTTGATGCTGCTGATTCCGGCAGGAGCACAGGCCCGCAAGTATTCTCCCGTTGAACTGGAGGATCAGGCTCAGGCCCAATGGCATATCAATTACGCCAGTTATCTGATCGATATAGGTAAATATTTTGAGGCTCTTGAACAGTATGATACCGCCGTTGACTATTCTCCGGTTGCCAAGACAAGAGTAAACGCAATGTTCGGTAAGGCGATGGTGCTTTCCACTTTTCTGGATGCTCCTGAAAAGGCTGCCGATCTTTACCGCATGGTTGGGCGTAGTTATCCAGATTATGCTGATACAGCCCTCTATCGTTTAGGCTTCCTTTACTACCAGATGAATAAATTTGATCGGGCCAAATCTGTTTTTCAGCAGTATCTGCGCTATTTTCCCAAGGGTAAGTTTAAGTATCAGGCCGAAGCGGTCATATCTTCCATGAAGGTAAAGCAGGAACAGAAACCGGAGCAGAAACCCGAACAGAAGCCTGACGAAAAGCCGGATCAGAAGATTCCCGAGAAAATAGGTAAAGAACCCTCGCTCAGGGTTTGTTTGAGCCGGAAGGTAACTTCCATGACCGTGACCACCGGATCAGGCAAAGATAAAATCTGCACTGATGATCTTGGTTGCGAACGTAAGTATAAAGTCAGTTTGTCCAGTAACAAGCTAATTCTGGACGGTAAGGTTGTTTCCGCTAACCGCATTAAATTTAAATCTACCGGCACTCTTAAGGTTAAGTACGGCTCTGAAAGCAAGAAGGTCCGGGGAATTATTGATGTGAGTATCCGCAAGGGTAAACTCTTGATTCTCAATCTGGTCGATATTGAGGACTACCTGCGTTCGGTCGTTCCTGCGGAATCCTACGCCTCATGGCCGACCGAAACCCTGAAGGCTCAGGCTGTTGCCGCTAGAACTTACGCTTATTATCAGAAGAAACATCGCAGCCATCTTTTTTATGATGTTTACGCGGATACTTATGACCAGATGTATGCTGGTGTGGATCGCGAGGATAAACGTGCTGACAAGGCCGTAAAAGCGACCAGCGGCCATGTTCTTCTATATAAGGACAAGCCTATTCTTTCCCAATATACAGCGAACAGCGGTGGCTTTACCGCGGACGCCAAGGCTATTTTTGGTGCAGGCAAGGCATATCTTGTCGCTCATAAGGACCCGGCAAGCTTGAAAGGTAAGATGGCTTCATGGACCAAGAAGTACAGCCGGAAAGATATCGAGGCCAAATTGAAGAAAATCGGTATCTCCGTACCCGGTATCCGTTCCATTACCGCTTTGGAAAGAGGACCGTCCGGCAGAATAGTGAAAGTGCGTATTAAATATAAATCCGGGCATCGCGATCTGCGTACCCGTACAACTCTGGGCAGTTCACGTGTTTTGAAACTGCCTGATATTCTTTTGCAAATTGATAAGAAAGGTGACTCCTATACCTTTAAAGGACGTGGATGGGGTCACGGTGTAGGATATTCGCAATGGGGAGCTGCGGAATTGGGTAAGAGCAAGAAATATAATGAAATTTTAAAATTCTATTATCCCGGCAGCAGCATTAAGCGGCTCTGGTAG